Proteins from one Lacrimispora sphenoides genomic window:
- a CDS encoding NAD(P)/FAD-dependent oxidoreductase — MKQQVIIVGAGASGLAAAIQAARQGASVTVLEHTAKPGKKLLSTGNGKCNLTNRMTPDGAYRGGQQEFIKKVLDRITVEQTLEFFEDLGLVLTDRNGYVYPNTGQAVSVLEALIFELNYLGVSIITDCQVEEIRKDLTLITSKGKKKADAIILAAGSMAAPKTGSDGSGYQLARALGHRIVKPLPALVQLKCREKWYKQAAGVRTEASVTLKIDGKTTAEDRGELQFTDYGISGIPVFQISRFAARGIDTGRQVTAELDLLPSMDFNSTRQLLSERAKRFRYRPAEEFLNGVLNHKLARILLKEAGIPEKGFVKDITTLQIKELTSALKGLKTEILATNSFDQAQVCSGGIDTRDVDPNTMESKLMNGLYLAGEILDVDGICGGYNLQWAWSCGILAGTSAGKAVLRGQE, encoded by the coding sequence ATGAAACAACAGGTAATCATCGTAGGAGCAGGAGCTTCCGGTCTGGCAGCGGCTATCCAGGCAGCCAGACAGGGTGCTTCTGTTACCGTTTTAGAACATACAGCCAAACCGGGGAAAAAACTTCTTTCCACCGGAAATGGAAAATGCAATTTAACCAATCGAATGACCCCTGATGGCGCTTACCGGGGAGGTCAGCAGGAGTTTATTAAAAAAGTGCTGGATCGCATAACGGTGGAACAGACGCTGGAATTTTTTGAGGACCTGGGTCTTGTACTTACAGACCGGAATGGATATGTCTATCCCAACACCGGACAAGCTGTCTCCGTTTTAGAAGCTCTTATTTTTGAGCTTAACTATCTGGGCGTTTCCATCATCACTGACTGTCAGGTTGAGGAGATAAGGAAGGATTTAACCCTTATTACTTCTAAAGGAAAGAAAAAGGCAGATGCCATCATTTTAGCGGCAGGTTCCATGGCGGCACCAAAAACAGGATCCGATGGAAGCGGTTATCAGCTGGCAAGGGCTTTGGGGCACCGCATTGTTAAGCCGCTGCCTGCTTTGGTACAGCTAAAGTGCAGGGAAAAGTGGTACAAACAGGCAGCCGGTGTCAGGACAGAGGCTTCTGTGACGCTTAAAATAGATGGAAAAACTACAGCAGAAGACCGCGGGGAACTTCAGTTCACGGATTATGGAATCTCCGGCATTCCGGTTTTCCAGATCAGCCGTTTTGCTGCCAGGGGGATCGATACAGGCCGGCAGGTGACGGCAGAGCTGGATTTATTACCTTCCATGGATTTTAACAGTACCAGACAGCTTCTTTCGGAAAGGGCAAAGCGCTTTCGTTATCGGCCGGCGGAAGAATTTTTAAATGGCGTATTAAATCACAAGCTTGCCCGGATTCTTTTAAAGGAAGCCGGGATCCCAGAGAAAGGCTTTGTTAAAGATATCACAACCCTGCAGATTAAAGAGCTGACCTCTGCTTTAAAGGGACTTAAAACAGAAATCCTTGCCACTAATTCCTTTGATCAGGCTCAGGTGTGCAGCGGAGGCATTGATACCAGGGATGTGGACCCTAATACCATGGAGTCAAAACTAATGAACGGACTTTACCTGGCTGGGGAAATTCTTGACGTGGACGGCATCTGCGGAGGTTATAACCTTCAGTGGGCGTGGTCTTGCGGCATACTGGCAGGTACTAGTGCAGGAAAGGCTGTCCTTCGGGGACAGGAATGA
- a CDS encoding NAD(P)/FAD-dependent oxidoreductase yields the protein MIRINQLKLPVDHTEEALWAKAAKTLKIPVKEIHSIQIIKQSVDARKKEEIYFTYSIDVETTKEESVIHKAKSGDIGISEKKEYSFPKPGTERMTSRPVIIGAGPAGLFCGLMLARHGYHPLLLERGESVEKRREAVDLFWNGGTLKPDCNVQFGEGGAGTFSDGKLNTLVKDPLMRNRKVLELFVEFGADPSILYVNKPHIGTDVLSGIVKGMREEIINLGGEVRFNSRVTDFIVKDGRMQGVVVDEKEEIPTEILVLAIGHSARDTFEVLNKKGIPMEAKAFAVGLRIQHPQESINRSQYGTGNHPILGAADYKLTHQCTNGRGVYTFCMCPGGYVVNASSEEHRLAVNGMSYHKRDGVNANSALIVTVTPEDFGGATPLAGIAYQRRLEEAAFLCSSGKIPVQLYGDFKKNQPSKAFGDVEPAFKGLYDFANMRDFLPEYLSESLIQGVEAFERRIHGFSRQDAILSGVESRTSSPVRIPRGETFECSINGIYPCGEGAGYAGGITSAAMDGLKVAEAIASRFDRFSI from the coding sequence ATGATCAGAATTAATCAATTAAAGCTGCCGGTGGATCACACAGAAGAGGCCTTATGGGCGAAGGCAGCAAAAACACTAAAAATTCCGGTAAAGGAAATCCACTCCATTCAAATAATCAAACAGTCTGTTGATGCAAGAAAAAAAGAGGAAATCTATTTTACTTACAGCATCGATGTGGAAACTACAAAAGAAGAGTCTGTGATACATAAAGCAAAAAGCGGTGATATTGGAATATCAGAGAAAAAAGAATATTCCTTTCCAAAGCCGGGTACCGAACGAATGACCAGCCGGCCGGTTATCATCGGTGCCGGACCGGCCGGACTTTTTTGCGGACTCATGCTGGCAAGACACGGATACCATCCCCTTCTTCTGGAACGAGGAGAGTCCGTGGAAAAGCGCAGGGAGGCAGTGGACTTATTCTGGAATGGCGGGACATTAAAACCGGATTGTAATGTACAGTTTGGAGAGGGAGGCGCAGGCACTTTTTCCGATGGAAAGCTTAATACCCTTGTGAAAGATCCTCTTATGAGGAACCGGAAGGTGTTGGAGCTTTTCGTGGAATTTGGAGCTGATCCCTCTATTCTCTATGTAAATAAGCCTCATATCGGCACCGATGTTTTAAGCGGCATCGTGAAAGGAATGAGGGAGGAGATCATAAATCTTGGAGGAGAGGTCCGTTTTAACAGCCGTGTGACCGATTTTATCGTAAAAGACGGTAGGATGCAGGGAGTAGTGGTCGATGAAAAGGAAGAGATTCCAACAGAAATTCTTGTGCTTGCTATCGGACACAGCGCCAGGGACACGTTTGAAGTCCTGAATAAAAAAGGCATTCCAATGGAAGCAAAGGCTTTTGCTGTGGGTTTAAGAATCCAGCATCCACAGGAAAGCATAAACCGTTCGCAGTATGGAACTGGAAACCATCCTATACTGGGTGCGGCAGATTACAAGCTGACCCATCAGTGCACAAACGGAAGAGGTGTATATACATTCTGTATGTGTCCCGGAGGATATGTAGTCAATGCCTCCTCAGAGGAGCACAGGCTTGCAGTAAATGGTATGAGCTATCACAAGAGGGATGGCGTAAATGCCAACAGTGCTCTGATTGTTACCGTAACACCAGAGGATTTTGGCGGAGCAACTCCCCTTGCCGGAATCGCTTATCAAAGACGGCTGGAAGAAGCAGCCTTTTTATGCAGCAGCGGGAAAATTCCAGTCCAGCTTTACGGAGATTTTAAAAAGAATCAGCCATCAAAGGCATTTGGCGATGTAGAACCGGCCTTTAAAGGTTTATATGATTTTGCCAACATGAGAGACTTTCTTCCTGAATACTTATCAGAATCCCTGATCCAGGGAGTGGAAGCCTTTGAACGACGGATTCACGGTTTTTCCAGGCAGGACGCCATCCTGTCTGGTGTGGAAAGCAGAACCTCTTCACCGGTACGCATTCCAAGAGGCGAAACCTTTGAATGCAGTATCAACGGAATCTATCCATGCGGAGAGGGCGCCGGCTATGCTGGAGGGATCACTTCTGCTGCAATGGACGGCTTAAAAGTGGCGGAAGCCATTGCTTCCAGATTTGACAGGTTTTCTATATAA
- a CDS encoding putative polysaccharide biosynthesis protein produces the protein MEKNRTSKKHVKRGSSNFLIQGVILAVAGIIVRIIGMFYRIPLADILGNEGNGYYSSAYSIYSLLLIVSSYSLPTAVSKMIATRLARKEYCNSIRVLKVSLFYGTVVGGLGAAVLWFGADLFASHFLKMPYTFYALKTLAPTIWVIAYLGVFRGYFQGIGTMLPTAISQVLEQIVNAVISVYAASRLFQAGLKSNLVHGSTEYSFALGAAGGTIGTGAGAVAALLFLLFILLSYRPIMRKQARRDRTRRRESYGELSGVLFMTVFPIVLSSVAYNISTVIDNSIYGNGMTAMGMGASEIASNWGVIGKYQLLFNIPVAIANSLASALIPSLSRAMAEGQRGQLKSKVSMVIRFSMLIAIPATVGLTVLAGPICNLLFSRNDNSSLIKMMMYGSVAVVFFSLSTVTNGVLQGINRMQTPLKNAIISLILHVIILCIMLFGFRMGIYSVVFSNILFALTMCILNGAAIGRFLNYRQEIKKTFIIPILASGVMGAAAYGTYFLVHLTLKRNVFSVLAAIAIAVVVYGILLLKLRCVDEAELLSVPGGKKLVRIARKFHLL, from the coding sequence ATGGAAAAGAATAGGACAAGTAAAAAACATGTAAAAAGGGGATCTTCCAATTTCCTGATCCAGGGAGTTATCCTTGCGGTGGCAGGCATCATCGTACGGATCATTGGAATGTTTTACCGCATCCCTTTGGCGGATATTTTAGGGAATGAAGGAAATGGATATTATAGCTCTGCCTATTCCATTTATTCCCTCCTTTTGATTGTATCATCTTACAGCCTGCCTACGGCAGTATCAAAGATGATTGCCACAAGGCTGGCGAGAAAGGAGTACTGCAATTCCATAAGGGTGTTAAAGGTTTCCCTGTTTTACGGTACGGTTGTAGGAGGGCTGGGAGCTGCTGTGCTTTGGTTTGGAGCGGATCTGTTTGCCAGCCATTTTTTAAAGATGCCTTACACCTTTTATGCCTTAAAGACACTGGCCCCCACCATTTGGGTGATTGCCTATCTGGGCGTATTTCGGGGTTATTTCCAGGGGATTGGGACCATGCTTCCAACAGCCATATCCCAGGTACTTGAACAGATCGTCAATGCAGTTATTAGTGTATACGCAGCTTCCAGGCTGTTTCAGGCAGGGCTTAAGTCCAATCTGGTTCACGGATCAACGGAATACTCCTTTGCTCTTGGAGCAGCGGGAGGAACTATTGGTACGGGAGCAGGTGCTGTGGCTGCCCTGCTGTTTCTCCTGTTTATTTTACTCAGCTACAGGCCAATCATGAGAAAACAGGCAAGAAGGGACAGGACAAGGCGTCGGGAATCCTATGGAGAACTTTCCGGCGTTCTTTTCATGACAGTCTTTCCCATTGTTTTAAGCAGCGTGGCTTATAACATCAGTACAGTGATTGACAACAGCATCTATGGAAACGGCATGACGGCTATGGGCATGGGCGCTTCGGAAATTGCTTCCAACTGGGGAGTAATCGGGAAGTACCAGCTTCTCTTTAACATCCCGGTGGCAATTGCCAATTCCCTTGCCTCCGCCCTCATCCCATCCCTTTCAAGAGCAATGGCAGAAGGTCAGAGGGGACAGTTAAAAAGCAAGGTTTCCATGGTGATTCGTTTTTCCATGCTCATCGCCATACCGGCTACGGTCGGCCTTACTGTACTGGCAGGACCTATCTGCAACCTGTTATTCAGCAGGAATGATAACTCGTCTCTTATTAAGATGATGATGTATGGATCTGTGGCAGTCGTGTTTTTCTCACTTTCCACAGTAACCAATGGAGTATTACAGGGGATCAACCGGATGCAGACCCCTTTAAAGAATGCGATCATTTCCCTGATCCTTCATGTAATCATCCTGTGTATCATGCTTTTCGGATTCCGGATGGGAATCTACAGCGTGGTTTTTTCCAACATCCTATTTGCCCTTACCATGTGTATCTTAAACGGAGCCGCAATCGGTCGATTTTTAAACTACAGACAGGAAATCAAGAAAACATTTATTATTCCCATCCTTGCATCGGGAGTTATGGGAGCGGCTGCTTACGGCACCTATTTCCTTGTGCATCTGACCTTAAAGCGCAATGTATTCAGTGTTCTTGCCGCTATAGCGATAGCTGTGGTAGTTTATGGAATTCTTCTTTTAAAACTGCGCTGTGTAGATGAAGCAGAGCTTTTAAGCGTTCCCGGAGGGAAGAAGCTGGTGCGCATTGCAAGAAAATTCCATCTTTTGTGA
- a CDS encoding PhoH family protein: protein MSVIETIIDIPAEHEKNVCGQFDSYLKKIERTLHVTMIGRDGALKIIGSEQMVQKAKSVFSNLIELSKRGNSITEQNVDYALSLSFSESDSQILEIDKDIICRTITGRPVKPKTLGQKQYVDQIRKKMIVFGIGPAGTGKTYLAMAMAIQAFKNGEVNRIILTRPAIEAGEKLGFLPGDLQSKIDPYLRPLYDALYQIMGAESYLHNAEKGLIEVAPLAYMRGRTLDNAYIILDEAQNTTPAQMKMFLTRIGFGSKVIVTGDLTQKDLPTGSLSGLDTAMKILKRIDDIGFCHLTSSDVVRHPLVQKIVQAYDDYESKKKPVERKTKAIGGRKARYDD, encoded by the coding sequence ATGAGCGTAATTGAGACAATCATAGACATTCCAGCTGAACACGAAAAAAATGTATGCGGACAGTTTGACAGCTATCTAAAGAAAATAGAACGGACCCTGCATGTTACCATGATTGGACGCGATGGCGCCCTTAAGATCATTGGATCAGAGCAAATGGTGCAGAAAGCAAAGAGTGTATTTAGTAATCTGATTGAGCTTTCCAAACGGGGAAATTCCATCACAGAACAAAATGTAGATTATGCCCTTTCTTTGTCATTTTCTGAAAGCGACAGTCAGATTTTAGAAATCGACAAGGACATTATCTGCAGAACCATAACGGGAAGGCCGGTAAAGCCAAAAACCCTCGGACAAAAGCAGTATGTGGACCAGATCAGAAAGAAGATGATCGTATTCGGAATCGGTCCTGCAGGAACCGGAAAAACCTATCTTGCCATGGCCATGGCAATCCAGGCTTTTAAAAACGGAGAGGTAAACCGGATCATTCTGACCAGACCTGCTATTGAAGCAGGAGAAAAGCTGGGATTTCTCCCGGGAGATTTACAAAGCAAAATAGATCCTTACTTAAGGCCTTTATATGATGCACTCTATCAGATTATGGGAGCAGAGAGCTATCTTCACAATGCGGAGAAAGGCCTGATAGAAGTAGCACCTCTGGCTTATATGAGAGGCCGTACTCTGGACAATGCCTATATTATTCTTGACGAAGCCCAGAACACCACTCCGGCCCAAATGAAGATGTTCCTCACCAGAATCGGCTTTGGATCAAAGGTAATTGTAACTGGTGACTTAACGCAAAAAGATCTTCCTACTGGAAGTTTATCAGGACTTGATACGGCCATGAAAATATTAAAGAGAATTGACGACATCGGTTTCTGCCATCTAACCAGCAGTGACGTGGTTCGTCATCCTCTGGTGCAGAAAATCGTACAGGCTTACGACGATTATGAGTCGAAGAAAAAGCCAGTGGAACGAAAGACAAAAGCCATTGGCGGCAGAAAGGCGCGTTATGACGATTAA
- a CDS encoding DUF3048 domain-containing protein, with amino-acid sequence MMKKVWLGFAGVMLSAAFLSGCGKKYEKVWIPDQSVETDQAETKEIKINSSESADDGTEANSGEYYTFEERTEKDGKIRSYLTGEMVDSAIGNRRPVAVMMSNDKEALPQYGINRAGVVYEAPAEGGMNRYMAILENYDDLDRIGSVRSCRTYYTYFAREFNAIYAHYGQSTFAKPYLANVDNINGLDVIGTVAYFRTKDRKTPHNAYTSGERLNKSILQLGYSESYDPSYRGHYRFAKDGRKVTLEGANGVGDAYKVYPGYVLNKPWFEYHEEDGLYYRFQYGAPHKGNEGQIKVKNILLQYCPSAHYATTEYLNINVQDDSYGCYVTEGRSIPIKWSKDGEFGPTHYYDMENNEIILNQGKTWVCIISAQDSPNVKLYGKE; translated from the coding sequence ATGATGAAAAAGGTATGGTTGGGATTCGCTGGCGTCATGCTGTCTGCCGCTTTTTTATCCGGCTGCGGTAAAAAATATGAAAAGGTATGGATTCCGGATCAATCGGTGGAAACCGACCAGGCGGAAACAAAAGAAATTAAAATAAACAGCAGTGAGTCAGCAGACGATGGGACAGAAGCGAATTCCGGTGAATACTATACCTTTGAAGAACGTACCGAAAAAGATGGTAAGATACGCAGCTACCTTACGGGGGAGATGGTGGATTCCGCTATCGGAAACCGGAGGCCGGTGGCAGTGATGATGAGCAATGACAAAGAAGCTCTTCCTCAATACGGAATCAACCGTGCCGGAGTGGTCTATGAAGCACCGGCAGAAGGTGGAATGAATCGTTACATGGCTATTTTGGAAAATTATGATGATCTGGACCGGATCGGCTCCGTCAGGAGCTGCCGCACCTATTATACATATTTTGCCCGCGAGTTTAATGCGATCTATGCTCATTACGGGCAGAGCACCTTTGCAAAGCCTTATCTGGCCAATGTGGATAACATCAACGGGCTTGACGTCATCGGTACGGTGGCATATTTCCGTACCAAAGACCGGAAAACTCCCCACAATGCATATACCAGCGGAGAAAGGTTAAACAAATCCATCCTTCAGTTGGGATACTCAGAAAGCTACGACCCGTCCTACCGCGGTCATTACCGTTTTGCGAAAGATGGCAGGAAGGTGACCCTTGAAGGAGCAAATGGCGTGGGCGATGCCTATAAGGTCTATCCAGGCTATGTGCTCAACAAGCCGTGGTTTGAGTACCATGAAGAGGACGGGCTTTATTACCGGTTTCAGTACGGGGCTCCCCACAAGGGAAATGAAGGCCAGATCAAGGTTAAGAATATCCTCCTTCAGTACTGTCCTTCCGCCCATTATGCAACGACAGAATATTTAAACATCAACGTACAGGATGACTCTTATGGCTGTTACGTGACAGAAGGCCGTTCCATCCCCATTAAATGGAGCAAAGACGGAGAATTCGGCCCAACACATTATTACGACATGGAGAATAACGAGATTATCCTGAACCAGGGAAAAACCTGGGTATGCATTATTTCCGCACAGGATTCTCCCAATGTAAAGTTATATGGAAAAGAATAG
- the ybeY gene encoding rRNA maturation RNase YbeY gives MTINIEYEAEKKLDIPYEDIITRVVEDSLDYEDCPYEAEVNVLITDNEDIRQINNEYRKIDNPTDVLSFPMIEYERPSDFEHLEEAADDCFHPETGELLLGDIVISIDKVEEQAEKYGHSQTRELAFLVAHSMLHLCGYDHMEEDEREIMERKQEEILRRGGYTR, from the coding sequence ATGACGATTAATATTGAATATGAGGCCGAAAAAAAGCTGGATATCCCATACGAAGATATCATTACAAGGGTAGTGGAAGATTCACTGGATTATGAAGACTGCCCATATGAGGCAGAGGTCAATGTCCTCATTACCGACAATGAGGATATCCGCCAGATCAATAACGAATATCGGAAGATAGACAACCCTACAGATGTTCTTTCCTTTCCCATGATTGAATATGAAAGGCCTTCGGATTTTGAACATTTAGAAGAAGCGGCGGACGACTGCTTTCATCCGGAAACAGGGGAGCTGTTACTGGGAGATATAGTCATATCTATCGATAAGGTGGAAGAACAAGCTGAAAAATACGGCCATTCCCAAACAAGGGAGCTTGCCTTTTTAGTCGCTCACAGCATGCTTCATCTATGCGGATATGATCACATGGAAGAGGATGAACGGGAGATCATGGAAAGGAAGCAAGAGGAAATCTTACGCCGGGGAGGATATACGAGATGA